Proteins from one Oncorhynchus tshawytscha isolate Ot180627B linkage group LG16, Otsh_v2.0, whole genome shotgun sequence genomic window:
- the LOC112234124 gene encoding ribosome biogenesis regulatory protein homolog: MSDMLPKMAACSIEDVLAKAEQDEAEKLKSITVQKELDIEFDIGNLVAYDKNRIDIRQFREQKKDDFLRSLARDNTQLLINEIWKHPTERVEEVIVVKLPEPTTALPREKPPPKPRPPTKWEEFAKLKGIQKKKKTNLVWDDVAKEWKRRWGYKRVNDGTKEWLIEVPETADPNEDQFAKRNKAKKEKVAKNELHRLRNIARAQKIKVPGVGLTPTAQQSTTDLSRAVNVAKVSTASAGKFQDRLPKEKAPRNTGKKRKFQPVIGNFSSEKQRQLDLLKVMDSKKPRLDVNKAVNKQMREDDREESAAKFRKGGKKGRKGGNFSGKGKGKGGGGKGRAGGKGQGPPGGKKGAGKR, encoded by the coding sequence ATGTCGGACATGCTTCCAAAAATGGCTGCGTGCAGTATAGAAGACGTGCTTGCTAAAGCTGAACAAGATGAGGCTGAAAAACTCAAAAGTATCACCGTTCAAAAAGAACTGGACATTGAGTTTGACATCGGAAACCTGGTCGCATACGACAAGAACCGTATTGATATTCGACAGTTCCGTGAACAGAAGAAAGACGATTTCCTGCGCTCGCTAGCTCGTGACAACACGCAGCTCCTGATCAACGAGATATGGAAGCATcccacagagagagtagaggaggtaaTTGTAGTCAAACTACCCGAGCCGACCACTGCACTGCCGAGAGAGAAGCCCCCACCGAAGCCCAGGCCTCCAACCAAATGGGAGGAATTCGCCAAATTGAAGGGGATccaaaagaagaagaaaactAACCTGGTATGGGACGATGTTGCCAAAGAGTGGAAGCGGCGTTGGGGCTACAAGCGTGTTAATGATGGCACGAAAGAGTGGCTAATTGAGGTCCCCGAAACAGCCGACCCCAACGAGGACCAATTTGCCAAACGGAACAAAGCCAAGAAGGAGAAGGTTGCAAAAAATGAGCTGCATCGCCTGAGGAACATAGCCAGGGCACAGAAGATCAAAGTACCAGGTGTTGGACTCACACCGACCGCGCAGCAATCCACAACTGACCTGAGTAGGGCTGTCAATGTGGCCAAGGTATCCACAGCTTCCGCAGGTAAATTCCAAGACCGCCTACCGAAGGAGAAAGCTCCCAGAAACACCGGGAAGAAGAGGAAGTTCCAGCCTGTCATCGGTAACTTTTCCAGTGAAAAGCAGAGGCAGCTGGATCTGCTCAAGGTGATGGACAGTAAGAAACCTCGTCTGGACGTCAACAAAGCTGTAAACAAACAAATGCGAGAGGATGACCGAGAGGAGTCTGCAGCGAAATTTAGGAAGGGGGGGAAGAAGGGACGCAAGGGTGGTAATTTCTCTGGAAAAGGAAAGGGTAAAGGAGGAGGTGGCAAAGGAAGAGCAGGGGGTAAAGGTCAAGGACCACCTGGAGGTAAAAAAGGAGCTGGGAAACGCTAA